DNA sequence from the Cellulophaga sp. HaHaR_3_176 genome:
AAGCCATTTTACCATTCCGTGGTGGAGTAGATTGGTTTGATGGAGGTAAATATATGTCAGCACATACTCATAACATGACGCCAACGAATGATATGGTGACCACTTCTTGGAATGCACTTACAAAGAATATTTCTAGAACATTAGCTGCAATTGAAGTATTAGCTCCTTTGTCAGAAGAAGGAAGTATTGAAGCAACAGGAGCATTGCATGAAATGATAGCTTTACGAGCATATTTGAATATGCTGCTTTTAGATAGCTGGGGTATTGTACTTAAAAAAGACTCTTCAACTGAGCTTTCAGTAGTACTTAGAGGACAAGAGGCTATTGATTATATTGAAAGTGAATTTTTAGCGGTTGTAGACGTTATAAATACCGATAGAGGTTCTGGTAGAATGACCCAGAGTGCTGTTTGGGGTTTTTTAGCAAGATTACATTTAAATGCTCCAGTTTATCGTGATCCTTACGGAACGCCAAACTTTACTGCAGAAGATATGAATAAGGCTATAGAGTATTCTGACAACGTAATTAATTCAGGCTTGTATAGCTTATCTCCTGAGTATTTTGAATTATTCAACGATGAAAACAGAGGTAATGCCGAGTTAATTTTTGCTTTAGATCAACGTGGAGTATTAGAAGAAGAACATAGTCGTTGGGCCTATTGGTCTATTTCAAAATCTATGTTTCCTAGACCTGAACACCCAAGTGCAGATGGTACAGATGGACCTGCAATAACTACTAGCTTTTACCAAACATGGGTAGATGCCTATGAAGGAGTAGACCCTGCCGAAGCTGATTCTCGATTCTATCAAAGAAATACCTTGGTCCCTGACGCTCAACTAGCAGATTTAGCAGGCCGAACGCCGCTTCTTGAAACAGAAACAGAAAATAGTTTTTACTGTATTGCCCCTGAAGATTTTGAAATGGATAGAGGTATTTTAAGAGGCATGCAATGGGGTGCTAGAAAAGGGGATGACGGTACATTTATTACTTGTGAAGATGGTACTGTTAAGATATATCCAATACCGTTAACAAAAGGAAACGGACCAGCTAGAGATATAGGATATGTAAACCATGTTTTAGATATTGACTTTTCTATACCAGGTTCATTACATGACACAGGGTATAGATCTGCAAAATATCAGTTTAGCCGTACCTCACCTGATGGTAATGATTTTAGTAGTGTAGATCTTGTATTGATGCGTTTGGCAGAAATATATTTAATACGAGCAGAAGCCAAATTAAGAAATGGAGATAATGGCAGTGCATTAGCAGATGTAAATTTAGTAAGAACATCTAGAACTGCGAGACCAGATCAAACTCCAGCTGCATTGGCTGCGGTAGATTTAGATATTTTATTTAGAGAAAGAGGTTTTGAATTGTATTGGGAAGGTTTTAGAAGAACTGATCAAATACGATTTGGAAAATATGAAGATTCTTGGTCAGAGAAAACGGATTCAGATCCAAACAATCGTTTATTCCCGATTCCTCAAAGTGCTGTTGATGGCGCTTCGGGTATAGATGGTTTCTTAGTTCAAAATCAGGGATACTAATTTTATTAGTAGACCTTATTGTAACATTACTTATATAATGTTTAATACGAGTGAGTTTGAGTTAATTTTGATTAAAGGGTGGCTGTTTAATGGTCACCCTTTTTTATAGCTCTAAACAAAAAAGTATATGAGTATTGCCAAATGGAGCGTATTATATTTTCATTTTGGATAAAACAACCATAAAAAAAATACAATCTTTATAAAATAAATAAAATGAAATATCTGATTTTTATATTTATAGCCTTTAATACAATGAAATGTATAGGGCAGGATACAGAGAAACCAAAACTTGTGATCGGCATAGTTATAGATCAAATGCGTGCAGAATATCTATACCGCTTTCAAGATAATTATACAGAAGATGGTTTTAAACTATTGTTAAAAAAAGGTTTTAATGTAAAAAATACACATTACAATTATATGCCTACTATCACAGGTCCTGGGCATGCTTCTATTTATTCAGGAACAACACCAGAAAACCATGGGATTGTTAGTAATAATTGGTATAGCCGTGAGTTGAAAAAAACAATGTATTGTGCAGAAGACACGACAGTACTAATGGTCGATTCTGATAAAAAAGCATTATTAAATATTCCTATAGGTAATAGATCTCCAAAAAACTTACAAACAACAACAATTACAGATGAGTTAAAGTTATTTAGTAACGGTAGGTCTAAAGTCATCGGGGTATCTTTAAAAGATAGAGGTGCTATTTTTCCTGCAGGTCATATGGCAGATGCAGCATATTGGTATAATGGTAATAATGGCAACTTTGTGTCTAGTACATATTATTTAAAAACCCTACCTGAATGGCTTATAGCGTTTAATAATTCTCATAAAGCAGACTCCTTACTAAACCTTACTTGGGATACCTTTTTAATAGACGATAAATACATACATAGTGGGGTGGATGATGCAAATTTTGAAAAGATTTATAAAGGCAGAGAAACTTCTACATTTCCTTACAATTTAAAAAAACTTCGAAAAAGTAATGGTAATTATAGTTTACTTTCAGAAGTGCCTTACGGAAATACATTAGTAACTCAGTTAGCAATAGAAGTTATTAAAAAAGAAAGTTTAGGTCAAGGAAAAGAAATAGATTTTTTAACGGTAAGTTACTCTTCTACAGATTATATAGGGCACCATTACGGAATTAGATCAAAAGAAGTTGAAGATGCATATGTTAGAATGGATAGAGAAATAGGAAAACTTCTAAAAAACCTAAATAAAGAAGTAGGCAAAGGTAATTACACTTTATTTTTAACTGCGGATCATGGGGCTAGTGATAACCCAAATTTTTTAGAAACAGTTAAATTACCTGGAAAGTATTATTCTCCAGAAAAAATAAAAAATTCAATCAATGCCGAATTGTCTAAAGAATTCGGAGCATCAGATTATATTTCTTTTATAGATAATGCACAGATATATTTTAATGAAACTAGTACTTCAAAAGAATTGGTAATTAAAAGAGCCGCTTCTTTTTTAAGAACTATAAAAGGTGTTAAAAGTATTTACACGCCTAATTTACTTCATAGTAATTCTTATGAAAATAGCATAGGTCCTTTAGTTAAGACTAGTGTTCATTTAGAAAATTCTGGAGATATTTTATATGAATTTCATTCGGGTTGGATGGAAGAAAGACCTTATGGTACAACACACGGAAGTACTTATACAAGCGATACACATGTGCCTTTGTTATTGTATGGGTATGGTGTTCCAGAAGGAGAGTCTGTAAAAAAACATGTAATCACTCAGATTGCGCCAACACTTTCAATGTTATTAAATATTCCATTACCAAATACAAGTAATAGAAACGCTATTGAAGAAATATTTGAAGATTAGAGCACTCATGAACGATACACATCACTATATATTTTCGGTAAATTCAACTGAATGAAAATAATCGATATTGCTACTGGTATTTTCAAATAAGTAGAAAACTATAGAGCAATCAACCCTAATAAAATTAAAAAACCTGTTAATCATTCGATTAGCAGGTTTTTTAATTTTAAAACAACTTCTAATCTGAGTTGAAACAATTTAATTAATCATTTTCAGCTTTTTAGTTACTGATTATAGTTTGCGAATTAGCGACTTGTAAAGTAGCTAATTTAAACTCTCCCTCATATTCCTATTATAAAACTTAGCTTAATTATAAATACAGTAACCAAAATCATTTTAAAACTTCTTAAATTGTGAGAATCTTAATAAATTGAATTTAGTATAGATTTTTTATGAAAAGTAATTTTCACCTAGTCTTAGGTTTCCTTTTATTATTTGCAACTACTAATTCAGTAGCTCAAGAGTTGCCTCCAATACAAAAATTTACGCCAACAGATTATGATGGGGAAAATCAAAATTGGATGATTTCTCAAGCGCCAAATAAATTTATTTATGTAGGTAATAATGAAGGTCTGCTTGAGTATAATGGTGCTGATTGGAAAATGTACCCATCACCCAATAATACAATAATAAGGGCCGTTAATGTTATCGAAGACCAAGTGTATACAGGCTGCTACATGGAATTTGGTTTTTGGAAAAGAGATGAGTTTGGAAGCTTAAAATATCAATCATTGGTTCAGAAGTTTGATGAACAGATGATTGAGGATGAACATATTTGGAATATTATTACGTATGATGATTGGATTCTATTTCAATCTTTTAATAGAATTTATTTTTATAACCCTGTTAGTGGAGCTAAATCAATTATAAATTCTAAAAATGGTATATCAAGAGTTTTTAATATTCAAAATATTATTTATTATCATGTTAATAATGAGGGTATTTATAAAATTGAATCAGGCAAACCTAAATTAATTATAGACAATTCTACTTTTGTAAATGACAAAGTAGTTAATATGTTTCATATTAAAGGAGGA
Encoded proteins:
- a CDS encoding RagB/SusD family nutrient uptake outer membrane protein, whose product is MKNKIYITVLTIVSLLNWSCTDLEEERLDESEFGGQAEKISGAIAPAYGQISSTFFITNYYGLQLISADEAILPFRGGVDWFDGGKYMSAHTHNMTPTNDMVTTSWNALTKNISRTLAAIEVLAPLSEEGSIEATGALHEMIALRAYLNMLLLDSWGIVLKKDSSTELSVVLRGQEAIDYIESEFLAVVDVINTDRGSGRMTQSAVWGFLARLHLNAPVYRDPYGTPNFTAEDMNKAIEYSDNVINSGLYSLSPEYFELFNDENRGNAELIFALDQRGVLEEEHSRWAYWSISKSMFPRPEHPSADGTDGPAITTSFYQTWVDAYEGVDPAEADSRFYQRNTLVPDAQLADLAGRTPLLETETENSFYCIAPEDFEMDRGILRGMQWGARKGDDGTFITCEDGTVKIYPIPLTKGNGPARDIGYVNHVLDIDFSIPGSLHDTGYRSAKYQFSRTSPDGNDFSSVDLVLMRLAEIYLIRAEAKLRNGDNGSALADVNLVRTSRTARPDQTPAALAAVDLDILFRERGFELYWEGFRRTDQIRFGKYEDSWSEKTDSDPNNRLFPIPQSAVDGASGIDGFLVQNQGY
- the pafA gene encoding alkaline phosphatase PafA; the encoded protein is MKYLIFIFIAFNTMKCIGQDTEKPKLVIGIVIDQMRAEYLYRFQDNYTEDGFKLLLKKGFNVKNTHYNYMPTITGPGHASIYSGTTPENHGIVSNNWYSRELKKTMYCAEDTTVLMVDSDKKALLNIPIGNRSPKNLQTTTITDELKLFSNGRSKVIGVSLKDRGAIFPAGHMADAAYWYNGNNGNFVSSTYYLKTLPEWLIAFNNSHKADSLLNLTWDTFLIDDKYIHSGVDDANFEKIYKGRETSTFPYNLKKLRKSNGNYSLLSEVPYGNTLVTQLAIEVIKKESLGQGKEIDFLTVSYSSTDYIGHHYGIRSKEVEDAYVRMDREIGKLLKNLNKEVGKGNYTLFLTADHGASDNPNFLETVKLPGKYYSPEKIKNSINAELSKEFGASDYISFIDNAQIYFNETSTSKELVIKRAASFLRTIKGVKSIYTPNLLHSNSYENSIGPLVKTSVHLENSGDILYEFHSGWMEERPYGTTHGSTYTSDTHVPLLLYGYGVPEGESVKKHVITQIAPTLSMLLNIPLPNTSNRNAIEEIFED